CGCTCAAGGCCGAAGAGCCCGATTGGTGGATCCTGCCCGATCACAACCTTTCCGCCATTTTTCGAGACAACGGGGGCGGAGGTTTTCTTTATCGTTCCTTCTCGAGTGACGACGGCCGCACCTGGAGCCCGCCAGTCAAAACCAACTTTCCCGACGCCACATCCAAAGTCAGCGGCTTGCGCCTCAGCGATGGCCGCTATGTGCTGGTTTCTAATCCCAGGCCGAAGCACCGTGATCCGCTCGTGATTGCCCTCAGCGACGATGGGCTCGTGTTTACTAAAATGGTCTATCTAGTCGGCAAACGTCATGTTGATTATCCCCATGTGATGGAACACGAAGGCCAACTCTACATCGCCTTTGCCGGTGGCAAACAGTCGATCGAAGTGCTGCGGCTGAAACTCGCCGATCTGGACGCAGTCAAGATGCCGACGCAGCCGCTGACGTTCGCCGCCCCCGCCCCGCAGAAGATGAAGTAAGGCCAGGAACCCCGTCCCTGACTCTGCTGCTTGCCGCTGCGGGTCTGATGGGCGACTGTATCTTCTGGCCTTTACTCACCGGCATCTCCCGGCAGGTCTGGTGGCTCGTAGGCCGCTCCCGAATCGTTATCGTGATGTCCTAGTTCGACCCAGCGATGAAAGGTGGACCAGGGCCAATTGCGCGGACGCGGCGTGTACTCACCCATGTCTTCCCCAGACTTCTGCGGTAAGGTTTGTGGCCAAGTCTGCCGGAATTCAACGTAATCTCAGCCCAACCTGCGGCGCTACGTTACCTCAAAACCACTTTAAGTGAGAGAGCCAGTCTCAACGGCCTACGTCGCGGCCAGCGTAACAAACGGCTGCGATTCACGCTTGGCAAATTAGTGGATGATCTCATCCCCTGCCTTCCATCGCCCCCTGCGATCCGTGTTTCTGACGGCTTTAGCAGTGTCGAACAAGCTCTGCCAGGCGACAGTTCAGAACATCAAGCTGCTTCCCCCTGCCGTATTGCCGGAGAGCCCCCATGTCACCCGATAAACTTCGCGACTACCGCAACTGGTACGACCTGAACGCCGAGCAAGTCCTCACGGCCGTGCAAAATACCCAAGGAGGCTGGGCGACAGTTTTCCCGAAGGGGATTCCGTGCTGGGCGAGCCGCCTCCGCAACTATTTCAACGTCACACCGAAGTTCCTGATGCGTTACGACTCGCAGCGGGAGGGGACGAATTACTACAAGCATCTGGTCAAACGAAGCCTGATGGAATGGCATGCGCTGCACGGGGCCGTGTACAAGGACAAGCAGAACCGCGATTGGCTGCAGATGGCGACCGCAGCCGCCATCTATCACTACTCTGGAGAGAACAACAATCGCAAGAAGGTCGCGGCTTACATCAAACCGCAAATGATGATGCCGATCTTCAAGCTGATCTCGCCCGATGGTACCGGCGGGTCGCGGGAACTTGTTCTCACCAACCCCAAAGGCTGGATCTTTGGCGACAGCACGGTCGCCGAAGTGTGCGAGTGGAAGTACCTCCGCAACCGGGTCGTTCTGCAAGAACCCTACGAGGGAAGCTACAACTACGCCGAGACCATCACCAGCGGCTACGATGAGCACGTGAAAGCCGATGTCGACACCCACCGCGAATGGCCAGGGTTCTACATTAACCCTGACCCCGACTCGGCACTCAAGGACCGCGGCTTCCCCGAACGCGACGGCCGCGGCGCTCTGCTCTTCGAGCAAGTGAAGTACATCAGCCCGGCAGTAAACGCCTCACCCAAGCGAACCAACATCATCCCCAGAAGCCTCGCCGCCTCGCACCTGCCGCCCATGGCCGATCCAGATACCTGGTAAGGCTCTATTCCTCACCTGGAAGCCACAACTTAAAAGCGTCCCGAATATCTGGAACGAGTTGAACTAGGCATCGGATTACGTACTTCCATTTGGTTGCTTTGATTGCACCGTGCTTCGAGAAGATTCCCGTTTGGATGCCAACTACCTTCATTTCATCAGGGGTCCAAGCAGGTGACAGTTGAGTTGTTGAAAGTCGCCATACCGCGCAGCCACTAATCCCCTCAAGGCTCTTTGGGCAAGGTGCTGGTGGATCGAGGTCCATCAGCATGTGTAAATTGGGATTGAACGAGGGAACTCTCTCGGGCGCTTCGAGTGGGCCAGTAATTAAGGGCATTGGAGTCAAGTTGATCATGAGTGCATTCAGATCACTCGACGACCACTCCGTTGGATAACCGACCAGGAAGTACACCCCAGATGTAACATCTGCGGATATGGAAATGCTGCCCCGATTTAAATAGGACTTTCCCGTGAGAGAGTCGATGGTTTTTTCGTGCAACTTCCAAACGGCGATGTCGAGATCGTCGCCATCTGCTGCGTGTTGGTTACTGGAAGTATCATTCGCGGTTTCTGTTGCGTTGTATTGTCCGTATAACCGAACGAGTTTTCCTGCCCCATTCTCAACGAGAAGGACAAGGTCCTTGTAGTGTTGTTTGCCTCTTAAATACTGCTTGATCGCATGGCTCGCCGTCACTAGGAAGCGATGAGAGCCGAACGCGAACAAGGTTCCTGTCGCATGCTGATAGACCTTGCCGCCGTATGCCGCCAATATTGGGGTGGAATAGGACTGCATTATTGGCGTCAAACGATCAAGGATGACGTTGAACAAACCATCGGAGGGTCGCATATCCCGGTCCTCTGCCTGGGCTCTGGAGTTCTGCAGGAAAGACTACCATGAATAGCGGTGATGCGGTCGGTATTCTGCAGCGCGAGATGGTGGCGGTCAGCTCGATGATGGCGGTTGTTCTCGTGAAGGTGGACGAGAAATCAAGCCTATTTGCGGCGCGGCCCCTCACCCCGGCCCTCTCCCCGGAGTATCGAGGAGAGGGAGTTCAGGCACTTGCCTTCTGACCTCTGACTCCCGACCGCCGACCGCGCGCTTGCAACTCCTCCGCAGGGTCGTCATAGTCGAGATTCATTCCTCCGCTATAAAGCTCCGCCTGTCTGGATGTAGTTGCAATGTCCCAGTTCGATCGCCGTCATTTTCTGATTGCCTCACTGGGTTCCGCTGCGGGCTGGTCGCTGAGCAGTTCGCTGGCAGTTGCTGCCGACAGCAAGTCGAGTGAAAAGAAGCAGGCGTTGGTCTTGCCGTCGGCCAGTATTCCCGGCGAACCGACGTCGCTGTTTCTCACCTGGTGGACCGACCCCACCACGACGATGGTCATTCAATGGATCGGGCTGGCCGAGCAGAAGTCAGTCATTCATTACGGCCTGCATAAGTCGAGCGACAGCCTGGTGGCCCGCGTTTTGACCAAGCCGTTTCCCGATACCACCTTGAAAGTTCATCGCTGTGAACTGACGGGCCTAAAGCCCGATACCGATTATCAATTTCGGATCGACGACTCAAAGCGGAACTATCGCTTCCGCACGATGCCGGCGAAAGCAACAAATACCATCCAGTTTGTTTCCGGCGGCGACTGTGGCACGGGTTCGGCAGCGCTCGAGACCAACCTGCTCGCGGCCAGGCAAGATCCGCAGTTCGCGTTCATCGGCGGCGATCTGGCCTACGACAATGGCAAGTCCCCCAAAACGTTTTTGACGTTCCTCGAAAACTACAGCAAGACGATGCGGGACTCGCAGGGGCGCGTGATCCCCATGGTCACCTGCATCGGCAATCATGAAGTGACGACCAGCGGCATCTTGGGGACGAATTTGCTTGCGACGAGAAAGCCCATCGCGCCGCACTATCTCTCGGTCTTCGACGGCATTTTTCACGACTCGACCTATGGTGTGCTCGACTTCGGCGACTATCTGAGCCTGGTGATGCTCGATACTGGTCACATCGCGCCGGTGAAAGGTGCGCAGACAAGCTGGCTGGAAGATGCTCTCAAGTCGCGGCAGTCGCTGCCGCATTTGCTGGCGGCCAATCATGTGCCTGCTTATCCCTCGCATCGCTCGTTTGAGAATACGGGCAAGGAGAACCGCAAGTACTGGTGCCCGCTGTTCGAGAAGTACAACGTCGATGCAGTGCTCGAACATCACGACCACACATTCAAGCGCACGCACCCGCTCAAGGACGGTTTGTACGACAAGCATGGCGTGCTCTACTTGGGCGATGGTTCCTGGGGCAAGCTTCGCCCAGTCACTCGATCGGAAGAGCGGCCCTATCTGGCCAATTTTGGCGAGTCGTACCACATCAGCGTGCATCGGCTGGAAGGAAATCAGCGGTATCACCTCGCGCTGACTTCCTCGGGTCGAATCGCCGATATCTGTCAAACCAATGGCAAGCGAATTGCGCGGCGCGGTTAATCGTTATGTGATTTGAATTATCGATCGACGCTCGTCTTCGTCGCTGCTGCGGTCGTTACGACGGGTTTGGAGGTTTTCTTTTCTTTCAATTCAAAGTGGCCAGCATAACGCGAGCCGCCGAACTTCCCTTTAAACATGGCCGGTGACTCGTCATCGATCACACCGGTCCAGGTGTAGTCAGCATGGTCGATGACCGCCGTTCCCTGCAGCGACGATTTCGGCCCTATGAACTTCACCGTGTAATCGAAGGGGACACCTTGCCAGATGCCATAGAAGCGTCCCTGCATTTTGTTATCGCCTAAATCCTTCACTACGGCGGTCATAATGCCGTCGAGTTTGCGATTCGTGGTTTTCCATGGTCCTTCGAACACCCGGTCTTGCCCTTCGACATGCATCGATCCGGCGAAAAAGGCAGCAAAAATCAGCGCGTAGTAATACCATCGCATGACGAATCTCCTGCGGGAGCGGAATCACTTTGGTTGTATTTCCCCCGGATGACGAAAAAATAAGCAACTACCGTGCCTAGAAGCTGTCGCGTGACAGTAGCACAATGAGCAAGCGTAGAAGGAGCTTTAACAGGTGTAGGGCGAGCGGACGATGATGCGCTCGGGCTTGCGGCGATAGATGAGTCCGCTGGTGCGGGCCGCCTGTTCGATGGCTTCGAGTTCTGCTGCGCCGAAAGCGCCGCCACTCCCCTGCCCTGGCGTCTGCTGGTCGAATTCGAGTTCCAGCGTTTCGTAGAGCTTGTAGTTGAACTCCGGATCGGCCGCGAGTTCTTCTTCGCCGATCAGTTCGGCAGGCGGGATGAGCTTGATGAGTGACTTGCCGTCCGACATGCGCCAGATGGCCACGAGCGACGTTGTGCCGGCTGGATTCAACTTCCTAAGAAACTCGGCCCACTGCGACATGGTTACTTCTTCGTTCCCGTCGACCAGCGAATGCCGGCGTACAAGAGTGCATCTTGTCCTTCGGTCATTTCCGGATGCGGGCTGTAGCACAACACGCGCCCCGCGCCGTACTCCGCACTCACGATGGCTGAGGTGCCGACCATCACGCCCATCGGAGCGCCGTTCTTCGCGACTTCGGTTTCGAACCTCGCGAGTTCTTGATAAGCGGGCAACTCTTTATTCTCGGCAGGGGCTAACAGCGGACCCTGATGATAATGCAGCGTGAGCCGATCCTTCGATTCACCGAGCAACTGTTTGCCGGGTTCGGGCAGAGAAACTTCAAGGTCAGCAATTCCGCGGGCCCAGTGCTGCTTGTCGATGACCTTGGCATTGAGAATATGCAGCGACCATTTGTAATCGCAGGTCGCCAGGTAAGCTCCGGCACAAATGCCGACGTAGCCACCGCCATCCTTCACAAACTGCTTGACCTTCGCCCGACCATCTTCGCCCAGCACATTCCCTTGCCAGCTGCTGCTGCCGCCGGGAGCGATCAGAACAGCAAACGGCTGCTTCAGTTCACCAGCGCGAATCTGCTCGGCCGTGATCTTCTGAAACTCAAAATCTTTCGACCGTTCCAACGCCGCGATCAGCTTTTCGCGACTGCGGCTGTAGCTGTTATCGTCGAAGATGGCGAGTTTGAGTGGTTCGCCAGCGGCAAGCAGGCTGGGCAGCAGGAGAATGAAGAATAGCGTGAAGTTGCGCATCATGAATTAGGATTCCATTCTCACAAGACTCTTTGTGACTTCAGGGGGCAGGCCCATCGCCCCAACCCTCTCCCCGGCCGTCTTTTCGAAAACAGGGCGAGGAGAGGGAGTTAGGAGTAGGGAGGACACTTATTTGCCAGTCAGCTTCGCGATGAGGAACTTGGCGACGGTGCCGAACTCCTTATCTTCAGCCGTTTCGTACTGCACGATGCACTGCACGCCGGCAGGCTTGCAGCGTTCGGCCAGTTTCACGCCGTACATGGGCGAGTGAGTTGGGTCCGGAGCTGATTCGCCGAGCACCGGCGGCCTCTTGCCGGTGTAGTCGAGGAACAACGGCGGATCATCTTTGCTGACGAGTTCGATCGGCGAATATTCCTTGATCCAGGGCATGACTTGGTCGCGATTGGCAATCAGCAGGTCGAACTCGGCGGCGCGGTCGCGTCCCGGTCCGGCAAAGCCGAAGGCGTGGCCACCG
Above is a window of Anatilimnocola aggregata DNA encoding:
- a CDS encoding purple acid phosphatase family protein codes for the protein MSQFDRRHFLIASLGSAAGWSLSSSLAVAADSKSSEKKQALVLPSASIPGEPTSLFLTWWTDPTTTMVIQWIGLAEQKSVIHYGLHKSSDSLVARVLTKPFPDTTLKVHRCELTGLKPDTDYQFRIDDSKRNYRFRTMPAKATNTIQFVSGGDCGTGSAALETNLLAARQDPQFAFIGGDLAYDNGKSPKTFLTFLENYSKTMRDSQGRVIPMVTCIGNHEVTTSGILGTNLLATRKPIAPHYLSVFDGIFHDSTYGVLDFGDYLSLVMLDTGHIAPVKGAQTSWLEDALKSRQSLPHLLAANHVPAYPSHRSFENTGKENRKYWCPLFEKYNVDAVLEHHDHTFKRTHPLKDGLYDKHGVLYLGDGSWGKLRPVTRSEERPYLANFGESYHISVHRLEGNQRYHLALTSSGRIADICQTNGKRIARRG
- a CDS encoding lipocalin/fatty-acid binding family protein; the encoded protein is MRWYYYALIFAAFFAGSMHVEGQDRVFEGPWKTTNRKLDGIMTAVVKDLGDNKMQGRFYGIWQGVPFDYTVKFIGPKSSLQGTAVIDHADYTWTGVIDDESPAMFKGKFGGSRYAGHFELKEKKTSKPVVTTAAATKTSVDR
- a CDS encoding BPL-N domain-containing protein, whose amino-acid sequence is MMRNFTLFFILLLPSLLAAGEPLKLAIFDDNSYSRSREKLIAALERSKDFEFQKITAEQIRAGELKQPFAVLIAPGGSSSWQGNVLGEDGRAKVKQFVKDGGGYVGICAGAYLATCDYKWSLHILNAKVIDKQHWARGIADLEVSLPEPGKQLLGESKDRLTLHYHQGPLLAPAENKELPAYQELARFETEVAKNGAPMGVMVGTSAIVSAEYGAGRVLCYSPHPEMTEGQDALLYAGIRWSTGTKK